A portion of the Sphingorhabdus pulchriflava genome contains these proteins:
- a CDS encoding bifunctional folylpolyglutamate synthase/dihydrofolate synthase translates to MADHAKSDSPAVQAQLDRLTALSPGRDTLGLERITALCERLGNPQDLLPPVFHVAGTNGKGSTCAFLRGAIEAAGLKCHVYSSPHLVRFNERIRVAGKLIEDEVLAALLSEVLDRAEGLQASFFEVTTAAAFLAFSRTPADACVIEVGLGGRLDATNIIQKPAVCGIASLGIDHEGFLLAPEEGVPEMPPLERIAFEKSGIAKADVPLVCQKYAPSMLAAIAKQVMHAGAALRDRGEGWDATVYEGRLHYRDKAGKFSVPLPLMVGPHQADNAALAIAMLRHQHAFGIPESALTAAMEWTRWPARMQRLSPGPLVDVLPVGSEVWLDGGHNPDAGDALAKALEGLAKLDVVCGLLKNKDAIGFLRPFADKIETFQAVPIPGHEHYDPQELCSCVVEEFGIKDAVPSLSVSDSLHQLAQANKPVSALICGSLYLAGEVLRLNDEVPS, encoded by the coding sequence TTGGCCGACCATGCAAAGTCCGATTCCCCCGCCGTCCAGGCGCAGCTTGACCGACTGACCGCACTGTCGCCGGGGCGCGATACGCTGGGGCTGGAGCGCATTACCGCTTTGTGCGAACGGCTGGGCAATCCGCAAGACCTTCTGCCGCCGGTGTTCCATGTTGCAGGCACCAATGGCAAGGGTTCGACGTGCGCCTTTCTGCGCGGCGCAATCGAAGCAGCGGGCCTCAAATGCCACGTCTATTCGAGCCCGCATCTTGTGCGCTTCAACGAACGCATAAGGGTTGCGGGCAAATTGATTGAGGATGAGGTGCTGGCCGCGCTGCTATCGGAGGTGCTCGACCGTGCAGAAGGATTGCAGGCGAGCTTCTTTGAGGTGACCACCGCTGCTGCTTTCCTTGCTTTTTCACGCACCCCTGCCGACGCCTGCGTCATCGAAGTTGGTCTGGGCGGGCGTCTCGACGCCACCAATATCATCCAGAAACCCGCGGTGTGCGGCATAGCCTCGCTCGGCATAGACCATGAAGGCTTTTTGCTTGCACCGGAGGAGGGCGTCCCCGAAATGCCACCCCTTGAACGGATTGCTTTCGAAAAATCAGGCATTGCAAAAGCGGATGTGCCTCTGGTTTGTCAGAAATATGCGCCATCGATGTTGGCTGCCATTGCGAAACAGGTGATGCATGCGGGCGCGGCCTTGCGAGATCGGGGCGAAGGCTGGGATGCCACCGTTTATGAGGGCAGACTGCACTACAGGGATAAGGCAGGAAAATTTTCGGTCCCTTTGCCGCTTATGGTTGGGCCTCATCAGGCCGACAATGCCGCGCTTGCCATTGCAATGCTGCGCCATCAACACGCGTTTGGCATTCCGGAAAGCGCCCTCACTGCCGCTATGGAATGGACGCGCTGGCCTGCGCGCATGCAGCGCCTGTCGCCGGGGCCATTGGTCGACGTACTGCCGGTCGGGAGCGAGGTCTGGCTCGATGGCGGGCACAATCCTGATGCCGGCGATGCCCTCGCCAAAGCACTTGAAGGATTGGCTAAGCTAGACGTGGTATGCGGGCTACTCAAAAATAAGGACGCCATTGGCTTCCTCCGTCCTTTCGCCGACAAAATCGAAACCTTTCAGGCAGTGCCAATCCCTGGGCATGAGCATTATGACCCCCAGGAACTTTGCTCCTGTGTTGTGGAAGAATTTGGAATAAAGGACGCAGTGCCGTCTTTATCGGTTTCGGATTCGCTGCACCAACTGGCGCAAGCAAATAAACCGGTGTCAGCACTAATCTGCGGCTCGCTTTACCTGGCCGGAGAGGTCCTGCGTTTGAACGACGAAGTGCCTTCCTAA